The segment TAAATTATATAcacagaaaaagaaaatatacaaaatatgtttaaagaggatcataatatttttttttctttctttctaatCTTTAGCTGCAACAACATTCTTTTGGTTCTTTAGTTTCTGTATCCCCCTTTTCTGGTGTGGTCCTtgagaaaacatacaaaaaataatgatttatcaACTTTGGCGTTTTATTCAGCAATTGCACCATTCTTGTGCTTCACATTCAAACACTGGAATTATTGCACTTCCAAGCAACCACGCCGCGGCTGCTAGCACTGTTGAACAAATGCAAACACGAAATTTAGAAGCCAGAAGAACATATTGAAGGTAATAACAACTTGGTACTACAAACACATTCTTTGACATGCTATGATACTTGAATTTCTAAAACAACAGTGTACCATATATGTGTGAACTTTTTTTCATCTGTTCTACTCTTTTTGATTATGTGTTATAAACCACTGAAGTCTAGCAACATCGAACATCCTCTTCCCTTTATGTAAAAGCTGATTGTAAGCTTAAAAGAGAAGGTTACGCCACAATCACTATGAATTCCTTTTGGTAATTAACTAACTGCATGACCAGCTTAAAGACATGCAGTTAACAAAGCATAAACAGTACTTGAATTTAACTCTCGGACGACTAAAAACAAGATTTTAAGATACAAGGTCCAATGCAATTGACGAATCGTAGAGTGAACTGACAGAAGTTCCGTCTGCGACGTTTTTAACACGATATGCAATTAAAACCTTGTTATCTTTGATAATTGTGAAAAGACTTATAAATGCTAGATTGTGAATTTGAACTTCTGCAAGGAAAGAGGTAGAGCCAAACCTCAAAGATGAGTCATTCACAAGCAATTTTAGTGTCAAAGCTGCTAAGGCATATGGCGAATGCCTGGAATGCTGATAGTGGGTAGCGGTAATCCATTGTAAACATGTCCTTCCCTACTTTACCGAATTGCAAAATAACCTTCTCATGTTCTGGTCCAGCCGCACCATTCTCTGGAGAAGCTACCAACTGAAAGTTCTTCACCGAGGCGACGGTTACCCGACCATGAAAGTTCAAACACCAGCATTGGAGCTGTTCATGCCATCTGGGAGCCTTATTTTTCAGAACCAGTGAACCTTCTCTTTGAGTTTCTATAGGCCCAGACAAAGACTTCTCCAAGCGACTTGATTTGGATCGAAGAAATCGCATCGGAAGAGAGGAACCACTATTGCCCATTGGAAAATCAACCTGTGTGGGAGCTATACCTCCAGGTTTAATGGCAGAAGCTGGGATAGCATCCATCACACAATGCATTCTTCTTGGCCCCCTGCTAGTTACATAAGATGATTGATCTATCATTATCCACTGTCTAACACTTACCAATGTGTTACCATTAGTATCATTACTAGAAGAGCTTTTCTATATTTTTCGAGAAAGAGAATTCATGTGTCAAGAAAAATTTAGTTCTCCAAACTTTTGCAAGGAAAGTAAAGCCTCACCTGGCTCCAagtacattcaactcatatgaaatATGAGCAACTTCATAATTTCCAGCAGGCACTCTAGAATTCATTTGTTTTGAGCCCACAAGCCTAGTGGAACGGCTCTTCAC is part of the Solanum lycopersicum chromosome 1, SLM_r2.1 genome and harbors:
- the LOC101265673 gene encoding tubby-like F-box protein 6 isoform X2, with product MKWGYGSKSRCRQSSVVAVAEETEGIDEVFVESCWANLPLELLREVLMRIEDTESKWPLRRSVVACSGVCRSWREIMKELVKTPEVSGKLTFPISVKQPGPRDTLLQCFIKRNQTTQAYHLYLSLTQALADDGKFLLAARKYRKATCTDYTISLDANETSKGGGTCIGRLRSNFLGTKFTAYDSILPYAGAKLVKSRSTRLVGSKQMNSRVPAGNYEVAHISYELNVLGARGPRRMHCVMDAIPASAIKPGGIAPTQVDFPMGNSGSSLPMRFLRSKSSRLEKSLSGPIETQREGSLVLKNKAPRWHEQLQCWCLNFHGRVTVASVKNFQLVASPENGAAGPEHEKVILQFGKVGKDMFTMDYRYPLSAFQAFAICLSSFDTKIACE
- the LOC101265673 gene encoding tubby-like F-box protein 6 isoform X1 encodes the protein MKWGYGSKSRCRQSSVVAVAEETEGIDEVFVESCWANLPLELLREVLMRIEDTESKWPLRRSVVACSGVCRSWREIMKELVKTPEVSGKLTFPISVKQPGPRDTLLQCFIKRNQTTQAYHLYLSLTQALADDGKFLLAARKYRKATCTDYTISLDANETSKGGGTCIGRLRSNFLGTKFTAYDSILPYAGAKLVKSRSTRLVGSKQMNSRVPAGNYEVAHISYELNVLGASRGPRRMHCVMDAIPASAIKPGGIAPTQVDFPMGNSGSSLPMRFLRSKSSRLEKSLSGPIETQREGSLVLKNKAPRWHEQLQCWCLNFHGRVTVASVKNFQLVASPENGAAGPEHEKVILQFGKVGKDMFTMDYRYPLSAFQAFAICLSSFDTKIACE